In Choloepus didactylus isolate mChoDid1 chromosome 18, mChoDid1.pri, whole genome shotgun sequence, a single genomic region encodes these proteins:
- the PGS1 gene encoding CDP-diacylglycerol--glycerol-3-phosphate 3-phosphatidyltransferase, mitochondrial isoform X1 produces MAAAAGPVLWRRLLGLLPGRAGLAALLGRLSDRLGRNRDRRRRRSPWLLLAPLLSPTVPQVTSPPCCLCPEGVHRFQWIRNLVPEFGISSSHVKVLSSPAEFFELMKGQIKLAKRRVVMASLYLGTGPLEQELVDCLESSLEKSLQAKFPSDLKVSILLDFTRGSRGRKNSRTMLLPLAQRFPAQVRVSLFHTPDLRGLLRLLIPERFNETIGLQHIKVYLFDNSVILSGANLSDSYFTNRQDRYVFLQDCPEVADFFTELVDALGDVSLQLRGDNTVQVVEGMVHPYKGNRAAYCQAVKKRVMDVINSARTRQQVLHAQTFHSNSLLTQEDAAAAGDQRPAPDTWIYPLIQMKPFEIQIDEIVTETLLTEAERGAKVYLTTGYFNLTQAYMDLVLGTRAEYQILLASPEVNGFFGAKGVAGAIPAAYVHIERQFYGEVCSLGQQERVRLQEYRRRGWTFHAKGLWLYLAGSSLPCLTLIGSPNFGYRSVHRDLEAQIAIVTENRTLQQQLHQEQEQLYLRSGAVSSATFDQPSRQVKLWVKMVTPLIKNFF; encoded by the exons atggcggcggcggcggggccggTGCTCTGGAGGCGGCTGCTGGGCCTCCTTCCGGGCCGCGCCGGGCTGGCTGCGCTCTTGGGGCGCCTGTCCGACCGCCTGGGCAGGAACCGGGACCGCCGGCGCAGGAG GTCACCATGGCTGCTGCTGGCTCCCTTGCTGTCCCCAACTGTTCCCCAGGTCACGTCCCCACCCTGTTGCCTATGTCCAGAGGGCGTGCACAGGTTCCAGTGGATTCGAAACCTGGTCCCAGAGTTTGGCATCTCCAGTTCTCATGTCAAAGTCCTCTCTTCCCCAGCAGAGTTTTTTGAGCTCATGAAG GGGCAGATAAAACTCGCCAAGAGGCGAGTTGTGATGGCATCCCTCTACCTGGGGACAGGGCCTTTGGAGCAGGAACTG gTGGATTGCCTGGAAAGCTCTCTAGAAAAGTCACTCCAAGCAAAGTTTCCTTCAGACCTCAAGGTCTCTATTCTCTTAGACTTCACACGGGGCTCAAGAG GCAGGAAGAACTCCCGCACGATGCTCCTGCCGCTGGCACAGAGGTTTCCAGCCCAGGTCCGAGTCTCCCTCTTCCACACTCCAGACCTCCGGGGACTGCTCCGTCTCCTCATCCCCGAGCGCTTCAATGAGACCATCGGCCTCCAGCACATCAAAGTGTATCTCTTTGACAACAGTGTCATCTTGAGCGG tGCAAACCTGAGTGACTCCTACTTCACCAACCGCCAGGACCGCTACGTGTTCTTGCAGGACTGCCCGGAGGTGGCCGACTTCTTCACAGAGCTGGTGGATGCGCTGGGGGATGTATCCCTGCAGTTGCGGGGGGACAACACGGTGCAGGTGGTGGAGGGGATGGTGCATCCCTACAAAG GCAACCGGGCTGCGTATTGCCAGGCGGTCAAAAAGAGGGTTATGGATGTGATCAACTCGGCCAGGACCCGCCAGCAGGTGCTGCACGCCCAGACCTTCCACAGCAACTCCCTCTTGACCCAGGAGGACGCGGCAGCCGCTGGCGACCAGAGACCTGCCCCCGACACCTGGATTTACCCCTTGATCCAGATGAAGCCCTTTGAGATTCAGATAGATGAGATCGTCACTGAGACCCTGCTGACGGAGGCGGAGCGAGGCGCCAAGGTCTACCTCACCACCGGCTACTTCAACCTGACCCAGGCCTACATGGACCTGGTCCTGGGCACCCGGGCCGAGTACCAGATCCTGCTGGCCTCCCCGGAGGTGAACGGCTTCTTTGGGGCCAAGGGGGTGGCGGGTGCCATCCCAGCGGCCTACGTCCACATCGAGCGGCAGTTCTACGGCGAGGTGTGCAGCCTGGGGCAGCAGGAGCGCGTGCGGCTGCAGGAGTACCGGCGGAGGGGCTGGACCTTCCACGCCAAAG GCCTCTGGCTGTACCTGGCAGGGAGCAGCCTGCCCTGCCTCACGTTGATTGGCTCTCCTAATTTTGGGTACAGGTCAGTTCACCGGGACCTGGAGGCCCAGATTGCAATCGTGACAGAAAACCGCACTTTGCAGCAGCAGCTTCACCAG GAGCAAGAGCAGCTCTACCTGAGGTCAGGTGCAGTGTCCTCAGCTACCTTTGACCAGCCAAGTCGGCAGGTGAAGCTGTGGGTGAAGATGGTGACTCCACTGATTAAGAACTTCTTCTGA
- the PGS1 gene encoding CDP-diacylglycerol--glycerol-3-phosphate 3-phosphatidyltransferase, mitochondrial isoform X2, whose product MAAAAGPVLWRRLLGLLPGRAGLAALLGRLSDRLGRNRDRRRRRSPWLLLAPLLSPTVPQVTSPPCCLCPEGVHRFQWIRNLVPEFGISSSHVKVLSSPAEFFELMKGQIKLAKRRVVMASLYLGTGPLEQELVDCLESSLEKSLQAKFPSDLKVSILLDFTRGSRGRKNSRTMLLPLAQRFPAQVRVSLFHTPDLRGLLRLLIPERFNETIGLQHIKVYLFDNSVILSGANLSDSYFTNRQDRYVFLQDCPEVADFFTELVDALGDVSLQLRGDNTVQVVEGMVHPYKGNRAAYCQAVKKRVMDVINSARTRQQVLHAQTFHSNSLLTQEDAAAAGDQRPAPDTWIYPLIQMKPFEIQIDEIVTETLLTEAERGAKVYLTTGYFNLTQAYMDLVLGTRAEYQILLASPEVNGFFGAKGVAGAIPAAYVHIERQFYGEVCSLGQQERVRLQEYRRRGWTFHAKGQFTGTWRPRLQS is encoded by the exons atggcggcggcggcggggccggTGCTCTGGAGGCGGCTGCTGGGCCTCCTTCCGGGCCGCGCCGGGCTGGCTGCGCTCTTGGGGCGCCTGTCCGACCGCCTGGGCAGGAACCGGGACCGCCGGCGCAGGAG GTCACCATGGCTGCTGCTGGCTCCCTTGCTGTCCCCAACTGTTCCCCAGGTCACGTCCCCACCCTGTTGCCTATGTCCAGAGGGCGTGCACAGGTTCCAGTGGATTCGAAACCTGGTCCCAGAGTTTGGCATCTCCAGTTCTCATGTCAAAGTCCTCTCTTCCCCAGCAGAGTTTTTTGAGCTCATGAAG GGGCAGATAAAACTCGCCAAGAGGCGAGTTGTGATGGCATCCCTCTACCTGGGGACAGGGCCTTTGGAGCAGGAACTG gTGGATTGCCTGGAAAGCTCTCTAGAAAAGTCACTCCAAGCAAAGTTTCCTTCAGACCTCAAGGTCTCTATTCTCTTAGACTTCACACGGGGCTCAAGAG GCAGGAAGAACTCCCGCACGATGCTCCTGCCGCTGGCACAGAGGTTTCCAGCCCAGGTCCGAGTCTCCCTCTTCCACACTCCAGACCTCCGGGGACTGCTCCGTCTCCTCATCCCCGAGCGCTTCAATGAGACCATCGGCCTCCAGCACATCAAAGTGTATCTCTTTGACAACAGTGTCATCTTGAGCGG tGCAAACCTGAGTGACTCCTACTTCACCAACCGCCAGGACCGCTACGTGTTCTTGCAGGACTGCCCGGAGGTGGCCGACTTCTTCACAGAGCTGGTGGATGCGCTGGGGGATGTATCCCTGCAGTTGCGGGGGGACAACACGGTGCAGGTGGTGGAGGGGATGGTGCATCCCTACAAAG GCAACCGGGCTGCGTATTGCCAGGCGGTCAAAAAGAGGGTTATGGATGTGATCAACTCGGCCAGGACCCGCCAGCAGGTGCTGCACGCCCAGACCTTCCACAGCAACTCCCTCTTGACCCAGGAGGACGCGGCAGCCGCTGGCGACCAGAGACCTGCCCCCGACACCTGGATTTACCCCTTGATCCAGATGAAGCCCTTTGAGATTCAGATAGATGAGATCGTCACTGAGACCCTGCTGACGGAGGCGGAGCGAGGCGCCAAGGTCTACCTCACCACCGGCTACTTCAACCTGACCCAGGCCTACATGGACCTGGTCCTGGGCACCCGGGCCGAGTACCAGATCCTGCTGGCCTCCCCGGAGGTGAACGGCTTCTTTGGGGCCAAGGGGGTGGCGGGTGCCATCCCAGCGGCCTACGTCCACATCGAGCGGCAGTTCTACGGCGAGGTGTGCAGCCTGGGGCAGCAGGAGCGCGTGCGGCTGCAGGAGTACCGGCGGAGGGGCTGGACCTTCCACGCCAAAG GTCAGTTCACCGGGACCTGGAGGCCCAGATTGCAATCGTGA